The DNA sequence TTTAATTGTGTTCGAAAATAATAATCGAAAGAATCTGGTTCTAACACAACGATTTTATATTGTTGAGCCAAAAGTCAGGATTGAAGGGTTAGTGAAAAAAGCAACTTTCGATGTGTACAACGGAGAGAATCAGGAAGTCGATTTTAAGGTGGTAAACCAACAGCTCAAACTTCTGAATCCACGTGAAGATATTAAAGTTGTTTTGATGCAAAACCGCCGATGGGACAATGCAATATTAAATCTGAAACCGAATTATATTCGTGACAATGTTTTGGATTATGATTATGACAAGGAGAACGTATTTCCTGGGGGAAACGAATTTCGTTATTTCGATATACGAACCAAACGACGTAATGGTGAAAATGTCGAAAGTGTAAAATTCATTCAACCCTATTTTCATGTTACGCTTCTTCCTGACGAAATCCGGAATAACTCCAAGTTTTTGCCTTATAAAGAAATGAATGGGAACTTTGTGATTCAAAGCCAGGATCGTGTCACCGATACCGATACCGAGTGCGATTATATGTTTGTACATTTCTATTTGGCAATGCCAAGCCAGTTGGTTGGTGGATCGGTAAATGTGTTTGGCGCTCTTACCGGATGGAATGCCAACAAATCAAACGAAATGAAATGGAATTATGAAGCTGCAGGATATGAATTAACTCTACTTTTAAAACAGGGTTATTACAACTATCAGTATGTTTATGTTCCTGAAGGCGCTAAAAAAGCTGATTCTGTTAATTTAGAGGGAACATTCTTTATCACTGAAAATGAATATGAGATTTTTGCTTATTATCGCGATCAGTCGAGTCGCTATGACCGTTTGGTAGGATTTGTAACGCTGAATTCAAGCGTAAAATAAACTTATGTTTATCGGACTATTTTTAGGGGGCTCTCTTCCCTGATGTATGGTATCGTAAACGAGAATGTTGAACCAACCCCTAACTTCGAATTAACGATTAACTCGCCACCAAGTAATCGTACATAGTGTTGTGCAATCGACAGTCCAAGTCCAGTTCCTTCATAGGCGCGGATGGTGCGGTTATCGAGCTGGTGAAAGCGTTCAAAAATCCGGTTCTGGTCTTTATCTGATATCCCAATGCCGGTATCTTTCACGAAAAATTCCAAATGATTTATTCCCAGAGTTCGGTATCCAAATTCAACTTCGCCTTCTTCAGTAAATTTAATTCCGTTATCGATTAGTTTCTGAAGAATGGACTGAAGCAAAATTGAATCGGTTGTTACTGCAAATTTCGGACTTGGATTTTCGCAGTTCAATTTTATCCTGATATTTTTTTTATCTTCCAGATCGTAGGTAAATTCCTTATAAAGCGAAACCATCATATCGTTTACTCTACACAACGATTTTTTTACAACGAGCGTATTGCTTTCAATCTTTGAAAGACTGATCATGTCGTTAATTAGCGACAATAACAATCTACCGTTGGTAAGAATTATTTCAATGAATTTGCTTTTTTCATCGTCGTCAAACTCAGGAGAACCTAACATTTTTGAAAATCCGATAATGGCGTTCATCGGTGTCCGGATTTCGTGTGAAATGTTGGCAAGGAATGCTGTTTTTAAACGGTCGGCATCTTCAGCTTTGTTTTTAGCCTCTTCCATTTTTAGCTCAGCCATTTTCCGTGTAGTTATATCGCGAGCCAACGAAACAACCGAATGATCATTCAATCGGGCAATTCGCATTTCAAACATAGCTGACGAACCTTCTACTTCCAGGGCATATTCAATAGTTTCTATACTGTCAAATTCAATACAGTGCTGAATACAATGGAATATTTTGCTTGACATTTTTTCGGAAAAGCCAACCTCAAAAATTGAATTCCCGATAATGTCATCAGGTTTAATTTTAAGAGCTTCGGATGCTTTGAATACGAAATCTACATAAACTCCCTCTTTATCAATGATAAAGAACAAGTCGGGAATTGCCTCCAAAAGTACCTGATAACGTAATTTGTTTTCTTCAAGCTCGTTTACCCGGTTTTCTCTTGATGTTACATCAATGAATAAGCTTATGATTTGATTATTGGAAATTCTAAAGGTGTTAACTTCAAAATACTTGTCTAGACGCTCAAGATAAAATGAAAAATGATTTTTTTTGGAGTGAAGGTATTCCTTATTCCAGTCGAATGAGCCTCTAAATATTTTAGGAAGCACATCATCTGCCGGATTGTCTTTTAATTCGCGCGATGTTATTTTAAAAAGCCGTTCAAATGCCAGATTCGTTCTGCGAACTTCCAGATGAGAAGGAGTTCCGAATTCATCTTTCACTATTTCGAGATGCATCATTCCCTGCGGAAGGTTTCTAATGGTTTGATTGATTAGTTGCTCTGTATTTTCTTTTTGTTCAATTAATAAGTCAATCGTATTTTGAAACCTCCATGAAAGTAAAAGTGAAATCAGAAAATAAATGGAAAGAGTTATAAACGGATTGGTATACAATGCATTCGATTGCCATTGAAAGTGAAATAATAAATCGATTAGTCCTGCCTGATAGGTATGAAATAGTAGAGTTATGAATGAGATTGCATAAAATATGAGCAAGTCTCTTTTCTTATCACTGAAAATAAGAAAAAACAGGAAAAATGGAATTAAAGTCCACAAGGTATTTAGTACCGATAAGTGAGTCGGTATAATTGCAAATGAGTTAGAAATAAAGAAAAAATAAGGTAAAATTGGAATCAAAAGGAAGATGTTTATAGCCCAGTTTACGCTAATGTAGCGAAGTCCATAAAATGCAACTCCAAAGAGAATGATTATTGAAACATCTCCAGCCAGGCATTCGTTAGCCGAATAGCCAATCAAGTCGAGCGTAAACATTGTCAACCCGGTCAATAACCCAAGTGCGATAAACACATGAATGCCAATGATTTTTAGAATGTCATTTTTGGCTTCAACGTTATATTGACTGGTAATTGATTTAGTTATGGCTTTTAACATGAAATTACAAAATCATTCAACTTTTACGAGGCAATAAATATAGCAAAATTTAGATTCCAATTTTGTTTAGTGAAATTTATGCAAAAAAGGAAAGGTGATTTTTATTAGTATTTAAACTGTTCAGATAGTTTAGATTTGCCAACAAGAATTTGTAAAATGTCAATATAACACTTTATACCATGTCAAAAGGATTTTTTAATATTCCGGACATTAAAAATGAACCCATTAAAAGCTACATGCCTGGGTCGCCGGAAAGAATCGAATTAAAGAAAATGCTCAATGATTTGAGATCAGTTGAGCTTGAACTCCCAATGATTATCGGGGGTAAAGAAGTTACTACTGACCACAGGGTGCGCATTTCACCTCCTCATGATCACAAGCATACTCTTGGTTATTATTATCAGGGAGATGCATCACATGTTCAAATGGCAATTGATACAGCCATGTTGGCACGAGATAAATGGAATAGTATGTCGTGGCATCACCGTGCTGCGATCTTTCTGAAAGCAGCTGATCTGTTTGCCGGACCATATCGCGCTAAAATTAATGCAGCAACCATGCTGGGGCAGTCGAAGAATGCTTTTCAGGCAGAAATTGATGCTGCATGTGAGATGGCTGATTTTTTTAGATATGGGGTTCGCTGTATGACAGATATTTACAAGATGCAGCCCGAATCTGCACCTACTACCTGGAATTACAATGAATTCAGGTCGCTTGAAGGCTTCATCTTTGCACTTACACCGTTTAACTTTACTTCAATTGCAGGAAACCTTCCAGCAGCACCGGCTATGATGGGAAATGTTGTGGTTTGGAAACCTTCGAAAACTGCTGTTTATTCTGCCGCAGTAATCATGGAAGTTTTGATGGAAGCTGGTTTACCTGACGGTGTTATAAACCTGGTTTATGTTGGTGGGCCAACCGCTGCCGATGTCATTTTCCAATCGCCTGATTTTGGTGGGATCCATTTTACAGGTTCAACAGGAGTATTTCAGGGAATGTGGAAAACAATCGGCGAAAATATTCAGAAATATAAATCATATCCAAGAATTGTAGGCGAAACTGGCGGAAAAGATTTCATATTTGCTGATCCAACTGCTGATCCTCAGGCCGTAGCAATTGCTATGTTGCGTGGGGCGTTCGAATATCAGGGACAAAAGTGTTCTGCTGCTTCAAGAGCCTATATTCCTCGTAGCATTTGGGACGATGTTTGCACGCGCTTTGGTAACGAGTTGGCGACCGTTAAAATGGGACCTCCTGAAGATTTTACCAATTTTATAAATGCAGTAATCGATGAATCGTCATTCGATAAATTGGCTGGTTTTATTGAACAGGCAAAAAAAGATGCCGATGCTGAAGTGCTGTTTGGTGGTAAATGTGACAAATCGGTTGGTTATTTTATTGAACCAACAGTAATTCTGGCAAAGAAACCCGATTACATTACCATGGTTGAGGAATTGTTTGGACCAGTATTGACCATATTTGTTTACGAAGACGAAGATTTGGATCTGACGCTCAAAATTCTGGACAAAACTTCTATTTATGCATTGACTGGTGCAATCTTTTCTCAGGATCGATACAATATTGAGCGGATTACGAAACGGCTTGAGAATGCTGCCGGTAATTTTTACATCAACGATAAACCTACAGGTGCAACTGTTGGACAGCAGCCGTTTGGCGGAGCCAGAGGTTCAGGCACGAACGATAAAGCCGGTTCGATATTTAATTTCCTTCGATGGACATCTATCCGGACGATTAAAGAAAATTTTGTATCGCCAAAGAGTTATACTTATCCAAATTTTGCCCCGGATAAGGAATAAATTAAATTTTAGAGGAAAAGGAGATGAATTTTTTCATCTCCTTTTTTTTTGTGCCGGAAAATCCTATTTTTGTTTAAAATCATTCCAATGGATGCCAAAGAATTAGTATCAAAAATTGTAAAATCGATCATTAACAAATACACGATTGTATTAGCTGCTTTCGTTGTTTGGGTTATATTTTTTGATGACAACAATTTAAGGCAACACCAAAAAAATCTTCAGGAACTTGCCATGCTTCAGGAGCAGGTTAGCTTTTATAAGCATAAAATTGAGGCTGATAAGCGTAAACTAATTGAATTGCAAACCAATGATGAGAACCTTGAAAAGTTTGCGCGCGAACAGTTTTTTATGAAAAAGGCTAATGAAGAAATCTACGTCATTGTTGAGGAAAATTAAAAAATTAAGACGGTTAAGTCTTTATATTATCTTCTTTTTGTCAGTTAACCACCAATTTATTTGCGGCTATTTGCTTTCTTGATTCTTGTAATTTGTTTATATTTAGACTGTTGATTGATTTTGTCTGAAATTCATCTGTTTTTTTTGATTAAATCGGGAGTTTTACTATATTTCTTCAATCAAGTTTGACTATTGAAACAAGTATGCTTCTAAAATAATCTACAGGGCTGAATATTACGAATCACAATAATCACCAAAGCCTTGATTTTTTGGATGCGAGTTTCATGAGAATGTTCTGATTTATTAATCGAGACAACATTATTTTCGAATGAAAATAAATACAAACATATTCAGGATTGAGTCCAATCACGTTCCTCCGAAGCAAGGAAATATTTTGATTGCCGAACCTTTTTTGTCCGGAAGCTATTTTAACCGGTCGATCATAATTTTGGCAACTTGTAATAAAGATGGTGCAGTAGGTTTTATCCTGAACAAGAAGGTTGATTTCCCAGTGGAGGATCTTTTTGTTGATTTCCCTGATTTTGATTCAGAAGTTCACATTGGAGGTCCTGTTGGTACCGATTCTATTTATTTTATCCATACTCTTGGTAATTTAATTCCTGAAAGCATCCATATTAAAGATAATCTTTATTGGGGAGGAGATTTCGATACGCTCAAAACCCATATTAAGCTCGGTCTTGTTGATCATTCACAGGTTCGTTTCTTCTTGGGTTATTCCGGTTGGGAGGCAGGGCAGCTTGAAGAGGAAATTAATGAGAATTCATGGCTCGTTGCCGAAACTTCAGAGGCCGATCTGATGAGTATTGATGAAAATGAGATGTGGGCTAAATCAGTACGTGCTATGGGCGGTAAATATACCATGTGGGAAAACTTTCCTGAGAATCCTTCGCTTAACTGAAAATGAGCTGATTGAATAAGTCTGTTATTCTTCGGATTGTATGATTGAAATACCGTTTATTTTCGAAGCCAATCACCCAACGTATTCCTTTTATCGAGTTTACAATTAATAATTCGTCAGCCTCGTAGAGATCCGATTTTGTGATCCCTTCATTTTCGGCATAATCAAGCTTTAGTTTCTTGAAAACATCGAGCATGAGTGGTTTTGTAATATCCTGATAAGCGCCTTGTTCACTTCCAGCACCTTTGGCCGTTTTACCTTTAATCAGGTACATGTTCGACTCATAAGTTTCAATAATCTGATCAGATGTGTTGACCAGCAAAAGCTCATCGGTAGTTGATTCCTTCTGGTGACTTTTTGCAATGTCCCAAAAAATTTCTGAACCTAAAGACAGGTGCGAAAGTGTTGAAATTGATTTCTTTATTGGTTCGAAAATTTCAGTATATAAGCCTTTTTCATTCAACTCATAGCCAACCTGATCTGTTTTTTCTGATTGTATCGTGAATTGAATTTTTTGTCCTGAAAATCTGAGCGTTAGTGTAAGAATGGCACCTAGGTAGTGCTTGTTTTTTGTAAGTGTTCGCTCCAGTTGTCGCCTCAAAGCAGAACCATCATTTTCAGTGAACTCCGGGAATGATTGGTTGTAAAGGAAAAGCTTGAATCGGATCGAGTCAAGTGTTTCTTTGAAAAATGGGAAAGTGGTCCGGATTGCCCTGATTTTTTCCGTGAAATGGATTGCGTCTGATTCAACCAGCGAAATCTGATATTCTTCCGTGGACACAAACGTTCCGTCAACTAAAATGTATTTGCCTTTGCTCATTGGTTCAGGAATGAGAGGTATGGAAACATATTCTGGTTCGCTGCGATTTGAATTCCCTGGATTCCGGCTTTTTCGGCGGCATCCATATCCGACAGGCTGTCGCCAATAAAGTATGAATCAGGCTTGCTGATTCTATATTTGGCCATAAGTTTTTCAATCATTAGCGAATCCGGTTTCCGGCAAAAACATTTTTCAACTTCAGGATGATGAGGGCAAAATGCAATTTCTGTAATTTCGATGTGGTTTGCCTTGAAGGTCTGAATCAGCTCATCGTGAAGTTTTAGAATGTTATCTTTCGTGTATAGTCCTCGTGAAATACCTCCCTGATTACTGACAATAAATAGCAAAAATCCTTCTCGTGCAAGCAGTTGTAAATTCTCGACAACTCCATCAATTAGCGTCAATTGTTCAGTTTCCCAAATGTAATAATGCTCGCTGTTGTCGATCAGTACACCGTCCCGATCCAGAAAGATTGCTTTGTTCATTGTATTAACCTGAAAAGTTTATCAAGAAAACTTTCGAATAGCATTGGATTAAGTAGTATAGGAAAAATAAACCCAAACAAAGCGCCCAGAAAGTGTGCATCATGTGCCACATTGT is a window from the Aquipluma nitroreducens genome containing:
- a CDS encoding aminotransferase class IV — its product is MSKGKYILVDGTFVSTEEYQISLVESDAIHFTEKIRAIRTTFPFFKETLDSIRFKLFLYNQSFPEFTENDGSALRRQLERTLTKNKHYLGAILTLTLRFSGQKIQFTIQSEKTDQVGYELNEKGLYTEIFEPIKKSISTLSHLSLGSEIFWDIAKSHQKESTTDELLLVNTSDQIIETYESNMYLIKGKTAKGAGSEQGAYQDITKPLMLDVFKKLKLDYAENEGITKSDLYEADELLIVNSIKGIRWVIGFENKRYFNHTIRRITDLFNQLIFS
- the pruA gene encoding L-glutamate gamma-semialdehyde dehydrogenase, coding for MSKGFFNIPDIKNEPIKSYMPGSPERIELKKMLNDLRSVELELPMIIGGKEVTTDHRVRISPPHDHKHTLGYYYQGDASHVQMAIDTAMLARDKWNSMSWHHRAAIFLKAADLFAGPYRAKINAATMLGQSKNAFQAEIDAACEMADFFRYGVRCMTDIYKMQPESAPTTWNYNEFRSLEGFIFALTPFNFTSIAGNLPAAPAMMGNVVVWKPSKTAVYSAAVIMEVLMEAGLPDGVINLVYVGGPTAADVIFQSPDFGGIHFTGSTGVFQGMWKTIGENIQKYKSYPRIVGETGGKDFIFADPTADPQAVAIAMLRGAFEYQGQKCSAASRAYIPRSIWDDVCTRFGNELATVKMGPPEDFTNFINAVIDESSFDKLAGFIEQAKKDADAEVLFGGKCDKSVGYFIEPTVILAKKPDYITMVEELFGPVLTIFVYEDEDLDLTLKILDKTSIYALTGAIFSQDRYNIERITKRLENAAGNFYINDKPTGATVGQQPFGGARGSGTNDKAGSIFNFLRWTSIRTIKENFVSPKSYTYPNFAPDKE
- a CDS encoding FtsB family cell division protein, yielding MDAKELVSKIVKSIINKYTIVLAAFVVWVIFFDDNNLRQHQKNLQELAMLQEQVSFYKHKIEADKRKLIELQTNDENLEKFAREQFFMKKANEEIYVIVEEN
- a CDS encoding sensor histidine kinase, with the translated sequence MLKAITKSITSQYNVEAKNDILKIIGIHVFIALGLLTGLTMFTLDLIGYSANECLAGDVSIIILFGVAFYGLRYISVNWAINIFLLIPILPYFFFISNSFAIIPTHLSVLNTLWTLIPFFLFFLIFSDKKRDLLIFYAISFITLLFHTYQAGLIDLLFHFQWQSNALYTNPFITLSIYFLISLLLSWRFQNTIDLLIEQKENTEQLINQTIRNLPQGMMHLEIVKDEFGTPSHLEVRRTNLAFERLFKITSRELKDNPADDVLPKIFRGSFDWNKEYLHSKKNHFSFYLERLDKYFEVNTFRISNNQIISLFIDVTSRENRVNELEENKLRYQVLLEAIPDLFFIIDKEGVYVDFVFKASEALKIKPDDIIGNSIFEVGFSEKMSSKIFHCIQHCIEFDSIETIEYALEVEGSSAMFEMRIARLNDHSVVSLARDITTRKMAELKMEEAKNKAEDADRLKTAFLANISHEIRTPMNAIIGFSKMLGSPEFDDDEKSKFIEIILTNGRLLLSLINDMISLSKIESNTLVVKKSLCRVNDMMVSLYKEFTYDLEDKKNIRIKLNCENPSPKFAVTTDSILLQSILQKLIDNGIKFTEEGEVEFGYRTLGINHLEFFVKDTGIGISDKDQNRIFERFHQLDNRTIRAYEGTGLGLSIAQHYVRLLGGELIVNSKLGVGSTFSFTIPYIREESPLKIVR
- a CDS encoding YqgE/AlgH family protein — translated: MKINTNIFRIESNHVPPKQGNILIAEPFLSGSYFNRSIIILATCNKDGAVGFILNKKVDFPVEDLFVDFPDFDSEVHIGGPVGTDSIYFIHTLGNLIPESIHIKDNLYWGGDFDTLKTHIKLGLVDHSQVRFFLGYSGWEAGQLEEEINENSWLVAETSEADLMSIDENEMWAKSVRAMGGKYTMWENFPENPSLN
- a CDS encoding type IX secretion system plug protein, whose amino-acid sequence is MNFMRLLLFSILNLVLVLNSRALEKVDEFYYQNAVFREEIKSVQMYREGSELSNPVIELGSDVKLLFKFDDLAEDVKNYSYTVIHCDANWNESYIQQNEYLSGFPDNQITDYAMSFNTTIKFVNYQLSIPNEDCNPKYSGNYALIVFENNNRKNLVLTQRFYIVEPKVRIEGLVKKATFDVYNGENQEVDFKVVNQQLKLLNPREDIKVVLMQNRRWDNAILNLKPNYIRDNVLDYDYDKENVFPGGNEFRYFDIRTKRRNGENVESVKFIQPYFHVTLLPDEIRNNSKFLPYKEMNGNFVIQSQDRVTDTDTECDYMFVHFYLAMPSQLVGGSVNVFGALTGWNANKSNEMKWNYEAAGYELTLLLKQGYYNYQYVYVPEGAKKADSVNLEGTFFITENEYEIFAYYRDQSSRYDRLVGFVTLNSSVK
- a CDS encoding D-glycero-alpha-D-manno-heptose-1,7-bisphosphate 7-phosphatase — protein: MNKAIFLDRDGVLIDNSEHYYIWETEQLTLIDGVVENLQLLAREGFLLFIVSNQGGISRGLYTKDNILKLHDELIQTFKANHIEITEIAFCPHHPEVEKCFCRKPDSLMIEKLMAKYRISKPDSYFIGDSLSDMDAAEKAGIQGIQIAANQNMFPYLSFLNQ